A region of the Halosolutus amylolyticus genome:
GAATGTGCAATTCCTCTCCCTGTTCGAGTTTCGGCGGATGTCCTCGAAGCGTCGGGTACGATCGCTCCGGCGTCGTCGTTTTGAGAGCCGATCCGAACGCAGACACTGCTTTCATTACGTCCGTGGGCTCTCTCGTCGTGGTAATCGTCTCCGCAGGGCGCGTGTGATACGATCGGGCACCGATGATCGCGTGGGTCCGATCTTCGAAGGAGATGTACGTTCGATTGGTATCGGAATAGATGTGAAGTCCGCACGTTATATTCACATACACTTTCATCGAGGCGGAAAGGTCGAGCGTATATTCCCCCTGACGAAACGATCGCTGTTCGTTAGGTTGGACTTCGCCAACCATGGATCCGTCCGCGCTGCGAATATAGATGGTCTCCTTCGTCGATAGCGTGAGCATTTCCGTCGTAATTCCGACCGCTGCATCGATCGGATACTGGATTCGATCGCAATCGACAGCAGTCGGTGTCACCGGCTCGTGGGTCGTGAGCCGGTACCGGTGGCGTTCGATCGGGTCGATAATTTCGAGGCCGTCCTCGATCGGTTCGAATTTCGGGTTCATTGGAGTGGGGAGTGAGAGCGCAGAGTCGCAGTCACGAACCGGCCGTCGAGATAGTGAACTCGCATGACCGCTGGTGAGATAGCTGTTACGTCTCGGGTGCGGTGAGCCACCCGGAACAGTGGCCACTGTCCGGGAGGGACCATCGCTCCTGGAGGCAGTTGTTCCGATCCTGGAGTTCGACGAGGACGTCGAACAGCGGTTTCAGGACCGGGACGACGTCGGCGTCCGGCTCGACGGGGAGCAGGTAGTGGACCATTCCATCGACGTCTGTCACGCGGCCGTTGATCAGGTGAACGAACTTGAACACCTGTTCGGTGCTGTAGTCCTCGAGCAGCGGGAGCAGGGAGTCGACGCCGACCCGGAGTTCGCTCGGTTCGAAGCCGTCGGCGTCGGTTTCGAAGTCCTCGATCGCGCTCGAGATGGCGATGCCGAGGTCGCCAAGGGTGTCCGCGGTGGTTCCGTCGTCGTCGATCGCCGGCGGGGTGTGGTCGTCGATCGGTTCGGAGGCGACGGCGCTACGCGTCTGGCTCCCGTAGGTGACGAACCGGAGTCCGTCCGAAATCGAGGGCTCACTCACGAGCGAGTGATGATCACCGCTGCTCGTCGAGACGAGCACGCGGCGGCGGTCACGTTCGGACGCGTGTCCCAGCAGGCGTCGGGAGGCGCTCCGCTGATGCTCGGGGCGGACGGAGCCGACGACCAGGACGCTCGCACCCCGTCGTTTCAACTGTGACAACTCTTCGGTGAACGAATCGTCGGTCGGCTCTTCCTCGCGATCCTTGGCCGAGAACATCAATTGTATGTTCCACTCGTTAGCCGTGTCAAACATTAAACGTTCGGGTCGAGGGGGACGGCGGACCGATCGGGCAACGGACCGCTTCGAGGGTTCGAGCGTGGGCTTCGGTCCTAATCGGCCGCGGACTCCACACCGCCGACGTAGGATCGGGTCGCCTCGACGAGCACCTGCCGGTAGCTGCTCGTGTCGGGGTCGCGCGCGAGTTCCCGGAAGCGGCGGTTGAACTCCCCGAACGGGACCTCCGGAGCGTCCATCGCGGCCGCGTGTGCGATGTCGTACAGTCGGTGGCCGTCGTCGACGAGGTCGTGACGTTCCGCGAGTGCCAGCGCGAACGCCGCGTTGACGGCCGTAATCTCGGGATCGGCACCCGGGGAGATCCGTTCGAGGCCCGGCCGCGGCGGCGTTCCGGGCCGATCGGCGACGGCCGCCGCGAGACTCGATTCGAGAAAGGAGAGGAGCTTCTTTCCGGGGCCCACCGAGAGGGTGATGTCGTCGGCGTAGATGTCTTTCATGTGGTTGGCGATCTGGTAGCAGTGGGTGAGCTTTCGCCGTTCGACGGATTTGCCGGCGAGCGCGAGATAGAGGACCTCTTCGGTCGACTGGGTGTGGGAGGGATGTTCCTGTTCGTACCTGGCCATGTGGGCGAACTCGTGGAGGACGAGTTCCGGGGCCATCGCGGAGGAGGCGGCCTGCCGCGAGATGTTCAGGACGTGGTGGTCGTCGTAGTGGCCGGCCCAGGTGCGTTCGTCGGGGTCGTCCCGCAACTGGATCTCGACCGGGAGCGTCAGATCGTGTTCGGTTTCGAATCGGTCCCGGGCGCTGAGAAACGGCGCGGTCGGGCCCGGTCCCTGGACGTGGACATCCATGCGTACCAATACCAAGTTCCCTCGAAGTATGTCTCTTACGCCCGGTA
Encoded here:
- a CDS encoding DUF7504 family protein, which translates into the protein MFSAKDREEEPTDDSFTEELSQLKRRGASVLVVGSVRPEHQRSASRRLLGHASERDRRRVLVSTSSGDHHSLVSEPSISDGLRFVTYGSQTRSAVASEPIDDHTPPAIDDDGTTADTLGDLGIAISSAIEDFETDADGFEPSELRVGVDSLLPLLEDYSTEQVFKFVHLINGRVTDVDGMVHYLLPVEPDADVVPVLKPLFDVLVELQDRNNCLQERWSLPDSGHCSGWLTAPET
- a CDS encoding DUF5781 family protein; protein product: MDVHVQGPGPTAPFLSARDRFETEHDLTLPVEIQLRDDPDERTWAGHYDDHHVLNISRQAASSAMAPELVLHEFAHMARYEQEHPSHTQSTEEVLYLALAGKSVERRKLTHCYQIANHMKDIYADDITLSVGPGKKLLSFLESSLAAAVADRPGTPPRPGLERISPGADPEITAVNAAFALALAERHDLVDDGHRLYDIAHAAAMDAPEVPFGEFNRRFRELARDPDTSSYRQVLVEATRSYVGGVESAAD